In Terriglobia bacterium, a single window of DNA contains:
- the trpD gene encoding anthranilate phosphoribosyltransferase — protein sequence MIGELIQKMIDRIDLTEQEARSAMEEIMAGRATEAQIGAFLIALRMKGETAPELIGFARVMREKAEPLWQGETLAVLDTAGTGGDRSGTFNISTAAAFVAAAAGVRVAKHGNRSASSKCGSADVMEALGVDIQMPMDRLRSAIKDVGIGFLFAQRFHTSMKHVMPARTQLKVRTVFNILGPLANPAAACFQVVGVSSPEIMELMGNALCGLGLRHAFVVHGANGLDEVSIASRTYVVELRDGELRQFLMTPEDFGMTPAKVDAILGGDAAENAKIIESIFRGERGARRDVVLLNAAPALVAGGAAKTWKEGVRLAGESIDSGAALKKLDELRQLS from the coding sequence ATGATCGGCGAATTGATCCAGAAGATGATCGACCGCATCGATCTGACCGAGCAGGAAGCGCGGAGCGCCATGGAAGAAATCATGGCAGGCCGCGCGACGGAAGCGCAGATCGGGGCTTTCCTGATTGCACTACGGATGAAAGGGGAGACCGCACCGGAATTGATCGGCTTTGCGCGGGTGATGCGTGAGAAAGCGGAGCCGCTGTGGCAAGGAGAAACCCTGGCGGTTCTCGACACTGCAGGCACGGGCGGCGACCGCTCGGGCACATTCAACATTTCAACCGCGGCGGCGTTCGTCGCGGCGGCGGCCGGCGTCCGCGTGGCGAAACACGGGAACCGCTCCGCATCGAGCAAGTGCGGCAGCGCGGACGTGATGGAAGCACTCGGCGTCGATATCCAGATGCCTATGGACCGTCTTCGCTCGGCAATCAAAGATGTCGGCATCGGTTTCCTGTTCGCGCAGCGATTCCACACCTCGATGAAGCACGTCATGCCGGCGCGTACACAGCTGAAGGTCCGGACCGTTTTCAATATTCTGGGGCCACTCGCGAATCCGGCGGCGGCATGTTTTCAGGTCGTCGGGGTGTCATCACCGGAGATCATGGAACTGATGGGGAATGCGCTTTGCGGCCTGGGCCTGCGCCATGCATTTGTAGTGCATGGCGCGAACGGGCTTGATGAAGTTTCCATTGCGAGCCGCACCTACGTGGTCGAGTTGCGCGACGGCGAGCTTCGGCAATTCCTGATGACGCCCGAGGACTTCGGCATGACGCCTGCGAAGGTTGACGCCATCCTCGGCGGCGATGCCGCGGAGAACGCAAAAATTATCGAAAGTATTTTCCGCGGAGAACGCGGCGCGCGCCGCGACGTCGTGTTGCTGAATGCGGCTCCGGCCCTGGTAGCCGGCGGCGCGGCGAAAACCTGGAAAGAAGGGGTCCGCCTGGCAGGCGAATCGATCGATTCGGGCGCCGCACTTAAAAAACTCGACGAACTGAGGCAGCTTTCTTGA
- a CDS encoding aminodeoxychorismate/anthranilate synthase component II, translated as MILVIDNYDSFTYNLVQYLGELGEELRVFRNDKISLEEIERMKPTRIVISPGPGTPAEAGITEDLVRYFHKSTPILGVCLGHQAIGEVFGGKIVRAPTLMHGKVSEIFHDSKGLFAGLPQGFPATRYHSLMVTQVPTSLEISAETKDGVVMGLRHRDYPTEGIQFHCESIMTVVGKNLLKNFLKS; from the coding sequence CTCGGCGAGCTGGGTGAGGAGCTGCGCGTTTTCCGTAACGACAAAATCTCGCTTGAAGAAATCGAACGCATGAAACCCACGCGGATCGTGATTTCTCCGGGACCGGGCACGCCGGCGGAGGCGGGAATCACGGAAGATCTCGTCCGCTACTTCCACAAATCGACGCCGATTCTCGGTGTTTGCCTCGGACACCAGGCGATCGGAGAGGTATTCGGCGGCAAAATCGTGCGGGCGCCGACGCTGATGCACGGCAAGGTCAGCGAGATTTTTCATGACAGCAAGGGCCTTTTCGCAGGTTTGCCTCAGGGATTCCCGGCGACACGCTATCACTCCTTAATGGTCACTCAGGTGCCGACGTCGCTCGAAATCAGCGCCGAAACCAAGGATGGCGTGGTGATGGGATTACGGCACCGGGATTATCCGACCGAAGGCATTCAGTTTCACTGCGAATCGATTATGACCGTCGTAGGCAAGAACCTGCTGAAGAACTTCCTCAAATCATGA